A section of the Malus sylvestris chromosome 17, drMalSylv7.2, whole genome shotgun sequence genome encodes:
- the LOC126611205 gene encoding protodermal factor 1-like, which translates to MGRLRSNAASLILWPLVVGLLSQNLVISVMSSTVQDQKNYYSPPDPDSGSPPGGSHGTPSSPPSHGGGSQSPPSHGGGGSYNPTPSPPSNCGTPPAHHNPTPSHDPSTPSTPSTPSTPSGGGYYYSPPPTYGGSPPTTPEIGTPPTPVILSPPIPDIGTPPIDPNTPIIPSPPFLPGPNSLPPFTCNYWGSHPTLIWGLLGWWGTLGNSFGVSSLPGIGSGTMSLPQALSNTRTDGLGELYRQGTAALLNAMVDNRFHFTTNQVRDSFVSALGSNKAAATQARVFKLANEGKLKPRA; encoded by the exons ATGGGGAGATTGAGAAGCAATGCTGCCTCTTTGATTCTATGGCCTTTGGTTGTTGGGTTACTTTCCCAGAACTTGGTCATCTCTGTCATGTCCTCCACTGTCCAAGACCAGAAGAACTACTACTCTCCACCAGACCCCGACTCCGGCAGCCCCCCTggag GTTCACACGGAACTCCTTCCAGCCCACCATCACACGGTGGCGGCTCTCAAAGCCCCCCGTCTCATGGAGGTGGTGGAAGCTACAACCCTacaccatcaccaccttccaACTGTGGCACCCCACCAGCACACCACAACCCAACTCCATCACATGACCCTAGCACTCCATCCACTCCATCCACTCCATCAACTCCAAGCGGTGGTGGCTACTACTACTCTCCGCCACCAACTTATGGTGGCAGCCCCCCAACCACACCAGAAATTGGTACCCCTCCCACCCCAGTCATTCTAAGCCCCCCGATCCCAGACATTGGAACCCCACCAATTGACCCAAACACCCCAATCATCCCTTCTCCTCCTTTTCTTCCTGGCCCCAACTCCCTTCCACCCTTCACATGCAA CTATTGGGGGAGCCACCCCACACTAATATGGGGTCTGTTGGGCTGGTGGGGAACTTTGGGCAATTCTTTTGGCGTGTCTAGTCTTCCAGGGATCGGATCCGGCACCATGAGCCTCCCGCAGGCACTTTCCAACACCCGCACCGACGGGCTAGGAGAGCTCTACAGACAAGGAACTGCTGCCTTGTTGAATGCCATGGTGGATAACAGGTTCCACTTCACCACCAACCAAGTCAGGGACAGCTTCGTCAGTGCACTTGGATCAAACAAGGCTGCAGCAACTCAAGCCCGCGTTTTCAAGCTTGCCAACGAAGGAAAACTCAAGCCCAGAGCCTGA